In the Telopea speciosissima isolate NSW1024214 ecotype Mountain lineage chromosome 2, Tspe_v1, whole genome shotgun sequence genome, one interval contains:
- the LOC122652434 gene encoding uncharacterized protein LOC122652434 isoform X1: MDYIFGKLESIADMVGLILSEEEYGVNNVQTGRDPILCLQKSMGPNLSYNDSYHYALSFFLSATDNEFLVQTARAPLLFNPMPGSIVVTIRKQFKEWRNGEFKGVSEEPNLVLNSDGSPSFFVEFMCTPSTLTYNNPHQMRKISLLDQIWIVLIICFLYNFFTYISSRFRGN, translated from the exons ATGGATTACATTTTTGGGAAACTGGAAAGCATTGCCGATATGGTTGGTCTCATACTGTCGGAGGAAGAGTATGGTGTCAACAACGTCCAAACAGGGAGAGATCCAATTCTGTGTTTACAAAAATCCATGGGCCCCAATCTGTCTTACAATGACTCTTATCACTACGCTCTCagcttcttcctttctgccaccGACAATGAGTTCTTGGTCCAGACTGCAAGAGCTCCTTTGTTATTCAACCCAATGCCTGGAAGTATTGTCGTTACCATCAGAAAACAGTTCAAG GAATGGAGAAATGGTGAGTTCAAAGGTGTTTCTGAGGAGCCAAATTTGGTGCTAAACTCTGATGGAAGCCCTTCTTTCTTCGTTGAGTTCATGTGTACTCCTTCAACATTAACTTATAACAACCCTCATCAAATGAGGAAAATCTCTTTGCTTGATCAAATCTGGATAGTCCTCATCATTTGTTTCCTATACAATTTCTTCACCTACATCTCCTCTAGATTTAGAGGAAATTAA